A window of Ptychodera flava strain L36383 chromosome 1, AS_Pfla_20210202, whole genome shotgun sequence contains these coding sequences:
- the LOC139141568 gene encoding uncharacterized protein isoform X1 — translation MDALELKETECCCTGIEERVVSVCSIAASGGTWCLEWEVCVCGSAESDGEEKVYLSLYLIRDTFHREQTMMGQLLPCKSPDKDLGHISWQNIPFFSHQGTHHFVVTCTAFPAVFSIVQKMLNLHEQI, via the exons ATGGATGCACTTGAACTTAAAG AGACAGAATGCTGCTGTACAGGTATTGAAGAAAGGGTTGTCTCTGTCTGCAGTATTGCTGCATCTGGTGGTACATGGTGCCTGGAATGGGAAGTTTGTGTATGCGGAAGTGCTGAATCAGATGGTGAAG aGAAAGTGTACCTTTCCTTGTATCTCATCAGGGACACATTTCATCGTGAACAG ACAATGATGGGTCAACTATTGCCCTGTAAATCTCCTGATAAAGATCTGGGACATATTTCTTGGcaaaatattccatttttttcacatcaaGGAACACACCATTTTGTTGTGACCTGTACAGCATTTCCTGCAGTGTTTTCAATTGTTCAGAAAATGTTGAACCTGCATGAACAAATTTAA
- the LOC139141568 gene encoding uncharacterized protein isoform X3: protein MDALELKETECCCTGIEERVVSVCSIAASGGTWCLEWEVCVCGSAESDGEEKVYLSLYLIRDTFHREQLADRVTLQARYRALLLPYVQPDWFSVPCVQRPSI from the exons ATGGATGCACTTGAACTTAAAG AGACAGAATGCTGCTGTACAGGTATTGAAGAAAGGGTTGTCTCTGTCTGCAGTATTGCTGCATCTGGTGGTACATGGTGCCTGGAATGGGAAGTTTGTGTATGCGGAAGTGCTGAATCAGATGGTGAAG aGAAAGTGTACCTTTCCTTGTATCTCATCAGGGACACATTTCATCGTGAACAG CTGGCAGATCGAGTGACTCTACAGGCAAGATATCGAGCATTGTTGTTGCCATATGTACAGCCTGACTGGTTTTCAGTTCCTTGTGTCCAGAGGCCATCGATTTAA
- the LOC139141568 gene encoding uncharacterized protein isoform X2: MTSNLHIHVTVVLDINIPNVASGHICEVEGKIDSLIFCFASVLFVCQRQNAAVQVLKKGLSLSAVLLHLVVHGAWNGKFVYAEVLNQMVKRKCTFPCISSGTHFIVNSWQIE; the protein is encoded by the exons ATGACCAGTAACTTACACATCCATGTGACTGTGGTTTTGGACATAAACATACCAAATGTCGCAAGTGGGCATATTTGTGAAGTTGAAGGGAAGATTGACTCATTGATTTTCTGTTTTGcttctgttttatttgtttgtcagAGACAGAATGCTGCTGTACAGGTATTGAAGAAAGGGTTGTCTCTGTCTGCAGTATTGCTGCATCTGGTGGTACATGGTGCCTGGAATGGGAAGTTTGTGTATGCGGAAGTGCTGAATCAGATGGTGAAG aGAAAGTGTACCTTTCCTTGTATCTCATCAGGGACACATTTCATCGTGAACAG CTGGCAGATCGAGTGA